In the genome of Thunnus albacares chromosome 8, fThuAlb1.1, whole genome shotgun sequence, the window actttaaaaatttaattttaaaaatgtgttctaATAACATGCTTCCAGTCATATGCATCATCTTGGatgttttatattcaaataaGACACATATGCCACTCATAATAAAATCCATAACCTGTCTGCAAGTAGCTCATTGTTAATTGTGTTTGtggtctctctgtgtttcacaggTGGGTCATCTTCAATGATCAGAAGGTGTGTGCTTCAGAGAAACCTCCCAAAGACCTGGGATACCTCTACTTTTACCGGAGAGTGGCCGAATGAGACAAAGGAGCGTTACACTCGGGGTGAAGAAAGAGAGCGTGGAcgctaacacaaacacacaacattcaTAGCCGCACCCCACCAAGCTCTTACAAATGCCCTGGCACGCTTCATGACTgacaaaactgtaaataaatctCTCAGATTGCAAATAtacctggttaaataaattGGTGCAGATGTACAGATTAGGTATCGGGGGggagatgttttattttcatccaCTGATCACAAAACCATGGGCCTGATCAGAGAAGCAGATTCACATCTGGACAAGTTTTCTGAGTAAAACTCCACTGAAATCTGGAACATCGCACGATGTTAAAAGACCAACTCCAGGTTTTACGCAACAGTATCATCCAGTAACTCAGAAACCCTGCTTCAATGAAGAGGCCCTAAACATTAGCAGGACTTTTGTTGCAAAGTCAATTCACTCTTTAATAAGTTTGCTCTACTATCACCGTTCCATGTCCTGGCTATTGATTTCCATTGCCAGCAGTGGTCACTGCCCTTTCCCTTCAAAACACAGTATGTTGCTTCCATCTCCCTCTTCTTTTATTGGACGGTCGCAGCTTAGTGTCACCACTTCAGCCAGGCACCAACTCCTCCTCTACCTTATTCAATGAGGAAGTAATAACAGTTTAACATCCACGATGAGAGGAAATGTCAGtaagtcaaacaaaataaataacagctcAAATGTGTGTtacaaaaggaaataaaaatgtcaaacaccaAAATCAACTTGTATTCTCTTAAAAGTTTGGTGAGGGTGATAActgggtgattttttttttttttgttgttgttgttttttttattttatttttattttgcaaacaAATCCTTTGTTACTTCTGCTGTGGAACAATAAAGAATTGTCTTTCTGTCATTCAGCCTTTTCTTTTTGAATAGCCGTCACAAAGGTGTTTTTACAAGAACAATCAACTCGTGATTTCGGCACAAGTGATGAGTTGGCATTATTTATGTGACAATACTACAAAGTGCATTCAGAGTAAACATGACAGTGTTTTGAATACATTGTACAGGTCCTGTGGAAACTTGCACAGTGTAAAGAATCCTAGGCCTAGTTTGCAAGAAAGCACAGGCATGAAGATCAAAACCACAAGATGTTGGGGTTTACGTTGGCCTATAACTTTCCATAGTGCAGCTTTCTTTTTCAAATGTCTTCCGCcttctacctttttttttttttgcatcccTGTAGTCTTGTTCTTGATGAAGTGAAGCATAGACGAACAATTTTGACCttcaataaaggcaaaaaacgCACTGCATTCCCTCCAAACTCAGGTAAGATCTCATAGTACATTAATGAAATTAAggtttatatatttgtttaatatattATTGGACTTAATGTGGCCATTCTGAAGCCATTTGTCTATTGTTCGTAAAACACGTAGTTTCACGTAATGGTAAATTAAACATAACATTAAGAATTTCATAACTTTCTAAGTTAAatttttcctcctttgtctCTGACTGTAATCCCAAGATGTATTACAAACAGTTGAGTATAGATGCTTAAATGAAATGCGCCTAAACAAATTTTTAGaaggaaaaatattttcaactgtGTATTCCGAGCCTTTAGTGTCTGTAGCCGGTTCAATCTGATTGTAAAGAAATATGTTATTACTAAATGTTATTTCATTGTAGGATTATGGTTGAGTAACTGGGGAgagttatatttataatttgtcaaaaataattttgataCATTTCTCTAACATATTGTCTATCTGGTTAGATTTTGATTGTGGCAATCTGAagtaactaaaataaaaatatataatttgtgGCTTTTTGAAGTTGtacagttaattgattaattaatttaagtaTTTCAGCTTGCTGAAATTAATTCTTAAATCTTTCAAAATCATGCAACACCAAATTTGCATTTTGAATGCAGAGTGGGACAAAGAGTAATAAATGGCTCTTCATTTTTCTGAGGGTTGCAGTTGCCTTATTAGTACCGAAATGCACCACGAAATCATTTCTTTCTAAATAGACTTCTTATTTCTGATGTACAATTAGATACATTTGGAACAGGGTCTACAGCGAAGCAACTTAACATGCATAATTGATCACATTAATTAAACACAAGAGCCAAAACATATGCTGGAATTTTCCAAGTGacatttgtttcagtttttttatgtgaGTCTCCGAAgcaagttttacatttttcaagataagagagggggaggaaggaagTAGAGAGGTAGCTTGGTGGTTATAAATCACATGTTTCATGGTGAAGTCAATCTCAAACAGAAGCTACGTGTTGTATCTGTATATTTACTTTCACATTATGAGCCACTGCGTTAACTTAGCTTTTCTTTCATGACTTTGTCGGGACAGAAATGAACGTTGGTTTCTGCTccttttaattacatttctttcACTTCCTCAGATGCAACATTCAAAATGAAGACTATCGTGTGGTTCGTGTTAGGTAAGAAATATGGTAATGTGTATGATTAGCTTTTCACATGTGATGCTCTTTTTGTATCAAGAAGTGGAATGATAGTGTACAAGAAATGGCtacagttttattttactgCCTACAAACTGCCTGATAATTTGCCCTTAATTCCACATTCACTGGTAGAGTTTCTATTGCAAAGTACTGAGAATATATTGCAAAGCCATCAGTTTGTTCTTGTCTCCACAGAGATTATAGTATTCTCCTGTGAATATATCACACTAAATGAAGTGTGCTTCATGAATGTGAACCTCTCTTTTCAGTGCTGAGTGCACTCTCTGCTGCAGGCAAAGTGTTCCTAGGAAAACTAGGGCAGAAGGCCACCATCGAGTGTGGGGTCAGCACCTACACTGGGAGCCTGTCGTGGCATCGTGGATCGGAATTAATTATTAGAGTTATTAAGAAAAATGGCCTCCCTCACAAAGGTAGTCACAAAGACTTCAGACAAGTGTTttggaaaacaaaactgttgATATTATCTACAGgacaatattgttttaaaatcttCACTGTTGATAATTATACTACATGTTTTCTCTGCATTTAGGCAAAAGTGAAATTGTGAAAAGGTCATCGCTGAAGGACACAAATTTGGTGATTGACGATGTGAAGGAGGGGGATGCTGGACAGTTCACCTGCAAAGCAGGTGGGACCACTCAGGAGCACACACTTCTTGTGGTGTCAGGTAAGCAGCAGAGCCAAGATCATTTGTATTTGCAAATAATTATTAGAATAGCGTCAAACACTACAATTAGGGGTTTTGAATCAGAGAGTCCTACCCATTATACACCTAGTCAGATTAATAATAGACTTTAAAAACACCAGTACTTGAAAATAttctttaatgtgaataaagaagaagagaaaaacattaaacaagAGCAATGGTTCTGATCCTTCAAACAAAGAGTTTACCATCACTGGTTAGTTTTACAAGTAAGAATTGTCTCAGCTCACTCTTAAGTTACTGAGCAATTAATGTAGCCTTTGAATAGTGAatgcatgaaaatatttttccctttaatgcaaatgatgaaaatacatttaaaattatatcGTTAATATTCCAGAAATTTACTGTCACACTTTCATAAAGTTGGAATAGAAAAAacagaaggattttttttaagagagCTGTCAAAAATGAAGCCACAGAGGTCACAGTGTCCTGATTTGTAGTCCTTAGTCTGGGTCAAgctacaaaaacactgaatcctacATTTCCAATAAGTCAACTCGATATTGCCTTCCATGAGACCCTCCCTGCCTGGCAAACACCCACATCTTTAAAACTCCCCAGTTTGTAAGGCAGGCGTCCTGTTAAAAATTTTAAGTCACCAAGACATCACAAGGAGTTTTACTCCTCCTGATGATTAAACTGACTTCTATGtttaaaattggtggagtgcccctttaagtTTATGATTTTAAATCTCTAAAATTCAGATGTTCCACTCCAATTCATTTGTTTATCATAACATATTTCCATTTTGCTCTTTGTATCATGTCATATGGGTATGTCACAGTCCTAATGATCTGGATGAAGTTCTTCAGCCTggcctcttctctctctctgtgattcTCACTGTATCCTCGCTCCTGTCTGTTGTCAGTCTCGGTCAGCACCCCCGGTGAGCTCCAGCAGGGCAGCAAGGCTACGCTCAAGTGTCAGGTCAAAGGTTTGGTACCAGACCCTACAGTGCAGTGGAAGAAGCCAGATGGaagtgaaacacaaaaacagaattttgaTCTTGATCCTGTGCAGCTTTCACATAATGGGATATGGGAGTGTACGATCGTTCATGCTGGGGAGACGTACAATGAGACCCTAAATATCAAAGTTAAAGGTAGGACACTGGCTTCTATCAAAGTCCTTGCATATGCTTTTTACCAAAACAAAATCTTCCCGTGTGGCCAGTGGGAAAAGtaagaatgtgtgttttttctttcagagtTGGCAACTACAACATCCCCTTCCAAAACTTCGAAGAACATCAGTAAGCCAACCTGCGAGATCTGTACatgctgcttgtgtttgtttgtgtaaatcCTCTGATTATGAGCACATATTACCAAAAGTGTGTCATTGACTCATTATCCTTGCTTTCTGCCatggtttattttctttcagctCAACCAGGTGGTCCTCCCCCTAAGTCCAATGATGTTTTGGGACCGCTGGGGCTCAGCTGGTGGATGTGGGTTGCAGTTGGAGTTGGCGGCCTGGTTGTGGTCTTCCTGATGGTCTTAGTCATCGCTTTGTGCAGGAGGATCAAAAGAAGGAAGGTAAGTAAAGACAATTATCCAGGCGATCTTCATATGCTGCTTTGTAGATTGAAATTAGAAGGTGAGATGAAGGAGGTTCGGTTGCTCGAGCAACCAAAAAAtgatatgatgtttttttttctaccctAGAGAAGACTGCTCAAGATAAGGAACGCCGCACAACAACTAAAGCCCAGGCAGTACTGCCAGTGTGACCAGTAAATGTTCTTAACTTTCTTCTATCTAGTAAAAAATCCCTTTATCCCCTCTCTAGTAATCTCTGCTCACTTTACAGATGCTTTCTAACAGACTCTATTCACTTTATATTAATGACTGTTTGACCTTCATTTTCACTGTGCCTTTTACCAAGTACTTCATTATTGTGTCGTAATTAGTGTGAAAACTTCTCCCCTTTCCTCTCTTTATCACAGGCCAACAGCTGCAGCGAAACTGCAGCAAGGACGCCGAGGAGAGAAACCCTGCTAATGGAGTGACATGAAAGACAGATCgaagaaaagagagatagagaaaaagaaaaagagggagtgagaggg includes:
- the cd4-2.2 gene encoding CD4-2 molecule, tandem duplicate 2; translation: MSSAFYLFFFLHPCSLVLDEVKHRRTILTFNKGKKRTAFPPNSDATFKMKTIVWFVLVLSALSAAGKVFLGKLGQKATIECGVSTYTGSLSWHRGSELIIRVIKKNGLPHKGKSEIVKRSSLKDTNLVIDDVKEGDAGQFTCKAGGTTQEHTLLVVSVSVSTPGELQQGSKATLKCQVKGLVPDPTVQWKKPDGSETQKQNFDLDPVQLSHNGIWECTIVHAGETYNETLNIKVKELATTTSPSKTSKNITQPGGPPPKSNDVLGPLGLSWWMWVAVGVGGLVVVFLMVLVIALCRRIKRRKRRLLKIRNAAQQLKPRQYCQCDQPTAAAKLQQGRRGEKPC